One Manihot esculenta cultivar AM560-2 chromosome 18, M.esculenta_v8, whole genome shotgun sequence genomic window carries:
- the LOC110605868 gene encoding very-long-chain aldehyde decarbonylase GL1-9, protein MVFWEGYVSDEAMGTFAPIVVYWLYAGFYQLLPPLDKYRLHTRKEEEEKNLVPLPKVVKGVLLQQLVQAIVAHGLFWLTSTPDTSGIIIQPPIAIQTVQIIIAMFVMDTWQYFVHRYMHQNKFLYRHVHSQHHRLVVPYAIGALYNHPLEGLLLDTVGGAISFLVSGMTARTGVIFFCFAMVKTVDDHCGLWLPGNIFHIFFQNNTAYHDIHHQLQGTKYNYSQPFFSIWDKILGTHMPYDLVKRAEGGFEARLMKD, encoded by the exons ATGGTGTTTTGGGAAGGTTATGTGAGTGATGAAGCTATGGGCACTTTTGCCCCAATTGTGGTTTATTGGTTGTATGCTGGATTTTATCAGCTGTTGCCGCCATTGGATAAATACCGCTTGCACACTAGaaaagaggaggaggagaagaactTGGTGCCACTGCCTAAGGTGGTCAAGGGTGTTTTGCTTCAACAGCTAGTTCAAGCAATTGTTGCTCATGGGCTCTTTTGG TTGACCTCGACACCAGACACATCTGGGATCATAATCCAGCCCCCCATTGCTATCCAAACTGTGCAGATAATTATTGCTATGTTTGTCATGGACACATGGCAGTATTTCGTGCACCGCTATATGCATCAGAACAAATTCCTATACCGCCATGTCCACTCTCAACATCATAGGCTAGTTGTCCCATATGCAATTGGTGCCCTTTATAATCATCCGTTGGAGGGTCTCTTGCTCGATACTGTAGGTGGTGCTATTTCTTTCCTAGTGTCAGGAATGACTGCACGAACCGGAGTAATTTTCTTCTGCTTTGCCATGGTTAAAACTGTGGATGATCATTGCGGCCTTTGGTTGCCTGGCAACATCTTTCACATCTTTTTCCAAAACAACACTGCTTATCATGATATCCATCATCAACTACAAGGCACAAAGTACAACTATTCTCAGCCGTTCTTCTCTATATGGGATAAAATTCTAGGAACCCATATGCCTTACGATCTAGTAAAGCGAGCAGAAGGTGGTTTCGAGGCAAGGCTGATGAAAGATTGA
- the LOC110606687 gene encoding NAC domain-containing protein 17, with protein MTVTADSSLAPDGGEDKVWPPGFRFHPTDEELVLYYLKRKICKRRLRLDIISVVDVYKWDPEELPGQSLLKTGDRQWFFFSPRDRKYPNGARSNRATIQGYWKATGKDRNITYNSRNVGVKKTLVFYRGRAPNGERTDWVMHEYTLDEEELKSCLNVQDYYALYKVYKKSGPGPKNGEQYGAPFKEEDWADDKYEDVNNCDTPVKQPVTVMPPVDTVKAIAQLDQPLNALENFINQIAEEIPIHHPQINDYDYTNGLLQFAGEDETQSTLLDPSPREVILPEPISLSSTSVQQASLDFNQSATPAFQSLEIPQGKSGPHNTDEGPKLHEGDFLEVDDLSEINDLVNINDLVSQEPTLLHTEKSGETLGLDHFVGLSDFDVYQDAAMFLREMVPVGQDTVLHANTVGFQLQSRSLMNQVDYQLQPHSAVNNVDSLQPQAFGADQLWVDDQRSNIHTPTEPIHGTLSQPTPGVAYESTNNTGGDNGNQSGDATGWFSSSLWNFVDSIPTSPASACETPLVNKAFDQMSSFSRMKLNVKNNNTNTENLVGRNRAANSTRAGESSRGFLLLAIFGALCAILWILARTSLLKGAIFS; from the exons ATGACGGTGACAGCTGATTCCAGTTTGGCTCCTGACGGCGGAGAGGATAAGGTGTGGCCACCAGGGTTTAGATTCCACCCTACTGATGAGGAGCTGGTTCTATATTACTTGAAGAGGAAAATCTGTAAGAGACGGCTACGGCTGGATATAATCAGTGTGGTTGATGTCTACAAGTGGGATCCAGAGGAATTACCTG GCCAATCCTTATTGAAGACTGGTGATAGGCAATGGTTCTTCTTCAGTCCAAGGGATAGGAAGTATCCTAATGGAGCCAGGTCAAATAGGGCGACTATACAAGGGTATTGGAAAGCAACAGGTAAGGACCGTAACATCACGTATAATTCTCGGAATGTTGGAGTGAAGAAGACCCTAGTTTTTTATAGAGGCCGGGCTCCTAATGGTGAGAGAACTGACTGGGTGATGCATGAATACACTTTGGATGAAGAGGAACTCAAAAGCTGCTTGAATGTGCAG GATTATTATGCACTTTACAAGGTTTACAAAAAAAGTGGACCTGGTCCTAAGAATGGTGAGCAGTATGGAGCACCATTTAAGGAGGAAGACTGGGCTGATGATAAATATGAAGACGTAAATAACTGTGACACTCCTGTTAAGCAGCCTGTTACAGTCATGCCACCTGTTGACACTGTGAAGGCTATTGCTCAACTGGACCAACCATTAAATGCTCTTGAGAACTTCATTAATCAAATTGCTGAAGAAATTCCAATTCACCACCCCCAAATAAATGATTATGATTATACTAATGGATTGCTCCAG TTTGCTGGTGAAGATGAGACCCAAAGTACATTGTTAGATCCATCCCCTAGAGAAGTTATCCTTCCTGAGCCAATCTCTTTATCGTCCACAAGCGTCCAGCAGGCCAGCTTGGATTTCAACCAGTCAGCTACCCCTGCATTTCAATCCCTTGAAATACCTCAAGGCAAATCTGGTCCTCATAACACTGACGAGGGACCAAAACTGCATGAAGGTGATTTCCTGGAAGTTGATGATCTTTCAGAAATTAATGATCTTGTGAACATTAATGATCTTGTTAGTCAAGAACCTACTTTATTACACACTGAGAAATCTGGAGAGACCTTAGGGCTCGATCATTTTGTCGGACTAAGCGATTTTGATGTGTACCAAGATGCTGCAATGTTTTTGCGTGAAATGGTTCCTGTTGGCCAGGACACAGTTTTACATGCAAACACAGTTGGTTTCCAGTTGCAGTCCCGTTCACTCATGAATCAGGTGGACTACCAGTTACAGCCACATTCAGCAGTGAATAATGTGGATTCCTTGCAGCCACAAGCATTTGGTGCAGATCAGTTGTGGGTGGATGACCAGAGAAGCAATATCCATACTCCTACAGAACCAATTCATGGGACTCTTTCCCAACCAACTCCAG GTGTGGCATATGAATCTACTAATAATACTGGTGGAGATAATGGAAATCAAAGTGGTGATGCTACTGGCTGGTTTTCCTCTTCTCTATGGAACTTTGTGGACTCAATACCTACTTCTCCTGCATCAGCCTGTGAGACACCTTTGGTGAACAAGGCATTTGACCAAATGTCTAGCTTTAGCAGGATGAAACTGAATGTCAAAAACAACAATACCAATACTGAAAATCTTGTTGGTCGTAATCGTGCCGCAAATTCTACGAGAGCTGGTGAAAGTAGTAGGGGTTTTCTTTTATTAGCTATATTTGGAGCATTATGTGCCATCTTGTGGATTTTAGC